From the genome of Setaria viridis chromosome 1, Setaria_viridis_v4.0, whole genome shotgun sequence:
CTTCATGCACAGGCAGCCGGTTGACGGCTGACCCTTCCTCTCACCTGGCACCGGAATCTAGCTAGCTTCGTACGCACACGTGTTCCCGTGACTTTCCTTTTGGCAGTTGACACGCCAGACTCCTCCGTCCACAAGCAAAGCCGCGATTAGGCTATCTAGACCGGCCGAGGAGTGGCAGGTACGATGAACCCTAATCTAATCATATGCATCACCAACGATCTTTACCACTACTATAATCGTATTTCCGTGTGAAAGCCTTGACTTGCATTGGCACCGTGGTCATCTGCACGAGACACtagacaatttttttttacaagaaAGAAAAGGGCATAGAGGCATGCGCGTGTACAAaggaacaaaaaagaaaattaaagatgCAGAGGCATCCGAAATCCTTCTCTCTACTTTTACATGGAGACCATGAGCTTTATAAAACCCACGAATAAAACGTTTGCATGAACACGAGCATTTTGCAGGACAGCAGGAGTGGCCTCCCAAATCCTGTGCATTTCGTCGAAATAATGTACATTTCGTAATCAAATCAGACGATTCAGAGTAAATAAACCCAGCTACACAGCCTACTCTCTGCTTAGGGTTAGACAATTCTTCATCGAGGTGTTGGTCTAGAGGTACACTAGCACGGCGGTTGTTGACTTTGACATCGGCGTCGAGTCGACCATGAGATGTATGGATCGTCACTCGCCCACGTGGGCCCACGCAGTCTCCTTGATCGTCTCAGCACGCCAGCCAGTCAAATCAATCAGATTACCGCATGCCGTACTTAGCATGCCTTGATCATGCAGCACGCGATATATGGCCTACTATAGACATGTGGCTATCTcaattgtaattttttttcttttcttcttttgtacATATAACTTTTTTCTATATTAAAATATAACCAGTAGGAGCTCCCCTCTTATTccatcaaaaaaaatatatggccATATGGACGATGGAGAAGCATTTCATGTTGCTTGTGTAACATTTTTCATCCGAGAAGAAGAGTTTGTTACAGCAAATGGCTGATACatcctccgtcctaaattgtaaatcgttttgttttttctacGTGTATTTTGCCATACTGTACGTATCTTTCACGAGTTATTTTTTACGCTTGGAACTTGACAATATATGTAAGAATCTCTTGAAAGTTGATAGGAATTAGCAAAGGAATCAAAAGGCATATATGGATGTATGTGCCTCGCTTATTTGATCAACGTGCGATTAATTAGCGGCGGAGCTTTGATAATCAAATCAGTACATGTACGTAGTAGTAGCCCTCTCGGACTTTGCTTCCGAACCAAGGCAATCAATCCATCTCCTCTAGAAAGATTCCTCGCTATCAACTGCgctactactgctgctgctactactgCACACCGAAAGCGCACGCGCGCCAACCAAACTTTTTAACTATTTACTATTTACATGCCTTTCCTCTCAAACTTCCTTTCACATCTACCTAGCTTAACTCCTTCTAATAAAGCAGCAAGCTACTACTAGTAGTGCTAATTACTGTATGTGTGCTAATCAAACCTTAATTGGCCTCCTGAGATCACTCAGAAAGGCCAACAAAAActtgggaaaaaaaaattaatgctTAAGCAGCAGCAAGCACACATCATCTATCAGCTCGtgatcgacgacgacgatgatgatcgGTCTAACCAAACAACATCAGCTAATggcttcttcttctctctcgaGATCTGATCAAGTGAACCTTCATTGGCTTGTTATTATTACCTTGATTTGTTGAGCTGGTGGGTggcggatcgatcgatcggtcacCCGAAGTTGTAGCCATTGCCGTTGTTAGTGGAAGCCGGGCGGGTGGGCATCATCTGCGCCGCCTGGATGctctgcagcagcagccggtCCTCCGCCGACGACTCGAACCCGTGGATGAACGGCGGCAtgtccccgcccccgccgccgccgccgtgcatgCCGTAGCcgatgtcgccgccgccggctgcggcgTACTGCTGCTGCGGCCTGAAGAGCTGGCCCTGCAGCGACGTCGGcccccggtggtggtggtgctgctgctgcgacgCCGCAgccaggtggtggtggtggtcgaaCGACATCACGGCGGACGTCGGTGAAGGCCGCACCAGCGATCCCGCACCGtagtcgccgccggcgccggcgccgccgccgaagctgaTCAcggggccgccgcctccgccggctgcGGGGCCGTAGGGGCCGGATGGGATGCCGGTGAACTGCTGCACCATGGCGCGGAAGTTGGAGGTGTCCGTGTTGAGCAGCGTGACGGGGGCGCGGCGGGACGCGCgggaccgccgccgcgcgggcttCCCGACCCGCCCGCCCTCCACCCCCGGCTGCGCCGCCTGCGCGCGGGTGGGGCTGCCCCCCGACCCGCCGGACGTCGGGCTCGACACCGtccccgccaccgcggccgtcaccaccgtcgcctccgtcgccgccggagcgccgctgccgcagccGTAGATCCCAGCCCAGTGGGCCATGTTCGCACCCGTGTCACCCATCGCTAGCTAGTAGCTgctggccgtcgtcgtcggcggcggcgtagtaGAGTATTTAGAGATCCTGAGCCGAACGGGGAGCGCGGCTACTTATAGCTGCCCCGGCGACGAGTCAAACGGAGCGCTCAGGAAGGTCACCGCCCGTCGGATGCTCGGCGGACGACGATGATGCCTGCGAAGTCGCCTTCTGGGTAGTGGCGGGCGCGCGGGGGGCTCCTTCCGGGAAAGCCTCGCTCGGGCGCGCGGGGTGCGGGCGAGGTAGCCGTGGACCCCACCGTGGACCGGTTGCTGGAGTGGGCCAGCCGCCACGGCAGtgagctgctgcctgctgcggCGAGGGGTAGTTTAATTTTGGGGCTTTGGTTAATTTGGAAAGAGGCGGCGACGTGCAGCGCGGCGCAGGCCGGCCACTGCACGGTGGCGAGGCTCTGGCATGTCAAGCTCGTCACAGCGGCAACGGCGACAGTGGCCGCGCACGCCGTCACCGTGCGACACCATTCGTCGGCGCATAGGCGGACGCaaccgccgtgccgccgcccgagccAACTGCCGGAAGCCTGCGCGGCTTGCAAGGATGGCGGTGGCAGGGCGCCCTTCGTCTCCTTCATCCGGCCGCCGGGGCTGCTGGAGGGGGTCATCGTGAGAAGGCACGCAGTGAGGCCGGAGAGGCTGGATCCGGAGCCTCCACGGGCGGATCCGGTGCCCACGGCGTCGGATCCGCCgtctggcgcggcggcggcggcctcccccgCGCGGGCTAGTGCCTCTCGCCTAGCGTGGCGAGGGCCGCCCCTAGGGTGGCCGGGCCTCGTGACCAGGGGTGGGGTCGGCATTTGGGCGAGCGAGGAGTGAGATGGCGGGATATGTGGCTACGCACGGAGCCAGCCGAGGTCGACGGAGTGGGCGCGACGCCGGGACCGACAACGCCACTGACAAGGACGTGCACGACGGCACGGAGGACGGAGGGAGCGGCATGGGCAGCGACACCGCGAGCGAGGCCAGGTCCCGTTGCGGCAGCGACAGCGTGAGATCGAGCGCAGGCGCGACCGCCCCGGTGTGcccggctgctgcggcggctgcaGCGCCCGGGATTTATGGACCGCCCGGCCTCATCGCGCCCGCTCTCTCTCGTTGTCTCTCATACGCGGTGCCTGTCACGCGGAACGGCGATGCGCCGGATCTGAGCTGGCCGGTTAGGGCCGATGACGGCGTGGAGGTGGTGGCACACAACCGTAGTAGCTCTGTAAGCGGGCAAGGAGGAGGCCATGCATGGAAGCAAGTGGTGCCGGCGGAAGAAGGCCTGCGCGCTAGAACTGGGGTGCGGCAACTCGCAGGCGCAGTGGTGGGCTGGAGGTCGGGAGGAGGCGCTGTGCGTGAGGAGCGAGCAGTGGAGGTTGCACGCGGAGGCGCTACACAAGTGCAGCGGTGTTCGGATGGTGGGCTTACGGagtggaggaggctggtggcgCGGTGTTGTGACACTCCGAGGAGATGCCCGCGACGCTGCGGTGGTGGCCGCGTGCGAGGAGCGGAGGTTGAATGGTGGCGCCTCTGGGCGGTGACCGCAACGGGGATGGAGGTACGGCGGCGTGGTGCGTggaggcgtggcggcagcgCCGCCCCAGCGGGGCTACCGTGGCTGTGGTCCGGGAGTGCCAAGCTGTGAGCGTGGAGCAAGGGATTGGGATGCTCTGGACGAAAGCCTTCACCGGCCTTCATGCTAGTGGAGATGACAGCGGCGTCCTAGGGCATCATTTTCCGTCATGTTGGAGCTACAACCCTGCTGCACGAGGTTTCTttaggtgaaaaccctgtccagatcctggacgagcgacggcggcgccattggcgtcgtgccctccttggaggcgtcgtctctagagacccaactcGGCTTGAGGCATTGCTGGTCCATTGGTCATGGGCGGCAATAGCCAGTGGTGACAATCCCGCCGCGTGGTAAGCTGGACGGGTGTTGCCGAGCCCACATGGAGGCGATCGCAATTATGGTGGCGGTCAGAGGTTGTTGCATGGTTGTCggatttggctgcttgcagcggaccgcggcggctggcgttgcttggcaacgaTCAGTGTGacgtgggactgcgtcggaggacggCGCTTGCGGAAACGGCATCGTGggatgactaggcttgcagcgggcCATGGCGGGTTTCTCAGCTTGGCTAACCATCCGATGCGGTATATCATCagaagacggcgcaagcgacttATCTAGCTCGTTGacgtggcggcggaggctatGTGCgtgggtgaagcaacgaggagAGGTCGATCTGCGGTGGCGGTTCGACTGATTGATGGATATATGAGGAAGCGGGccaacattgctcaccacccTGATGGtgacaaaagaaacggatctgTGACGTGGAATATTGTGGCGGGCGTGGTGAGGCCCCCCGCGCGGTGTTTTCTTTGAGGCGACGAGAGCGatgtggagtccaacggcggatgtggcgaggccctcGTGCGTTGTGTTATCATGGTGGCGACTACGAGACAGACTGCAGGAGGTCcggattcggtggtatcactctgtcaggtggagtTTGGTGTTTGCAGCGGTACTTCGGcggagggtcccgcatggcggtggctTTCTCGGTGTGGTGCAGTCTGCATCTATCAGGTTCCCTATTGACGCAAGGTCATGCATGGAGGTTTCGGCAACTACACGAGggtgaatgttggtgggtgccgcgGTAAGCTTCGTTCCTGCTGCCGTTGTCGGGCGGAGTCAAAACCGCTTGAGATGTGTTTGAGTTCGGCGCgtgttgatgttccaatccaaccAACCGATGTGttgttgagttgagttgagtgcTATTGCGTGGTGCAGTACGTGTTTCCCAATCCAACCTGCCGGTGTTTATCGTTgtcttttttcttatttttttctcatttagTCTGAGTTCCatcttatttttaatataatcgacaGCTCTCCTACCTGTTCTATCTCTGCTGTTCTATCTCTGCATGTTTCGTTTAAAGAAAATACTTGATTCTTTTACACACAGACTCAGTTACCGATCATGATCCGGCCGCAGGAACAAGTAACAACTTGGTGCCGCGTTTTCTCGGCTGCCGGCGCTTTAGACGACACGACATGCGGCCGGCGCGCGGAACGTTGGGACATTTTTGAGTTTTCGACACGTGTGAACTGACCCGGCGAGGGCTGCCCGAGCAGCTAGATGCTAGCGCAACGACGACGAAGCTTCGGCCGGCGCGGATCGGGGTGAATCCGATCCACATCTCATCTCCTCCCTCCATCAGCCCGTCGTCTTCAGTTCCCGCCAAAACGGACAaagggcgacggcgacgtgcaTGGCGCCTGCTGACTGGACTGAGCAACGCCTTGCTGTTCCTTTCTTATACATATGACCAGCACGTGCCCTTTTGAAACCTGCTGTTTGACACTATGCGTTTACACCATCAGTCTAGCTTGAATGTTACATATTTATCCAGATTAAAAGAAAATGTTTTGGTTTTTGAGATGAAATTTGTTCTAGCttatacttcctccatcccaaacaTTTTTTATGTTTATAGTTTTTCTATGCATCTACGTATACACTGTATCTAGATACATACTAAAaactataaatctagaaaacgCAAAACGACTTAGAATTTGTACAGGGTAACTTCTATGCAGGAGCGGATCCAAGATCAAAGATTAGAGGGGGCTcatcttccccttcttcttccttcctcctctctttcccttcttttttttttgaaagaatctttcccttcttcttcctcctcctcttcacctaTCGCTAAAATTTGTAGGGGGAGTTTTGGGGGGCTCCATGGGATCCATGGAGGTAGGGGGCCCAGCCCCCGGCACCTACTACGTTGGATCCACCCCTGCTTCTATGTGTATATACTGCAACATATATTGCTCAAGAAGCACATCACAGGCAAGATTTccaaattcattttctttatatCAGGCTGTACATATAAAATTTGCCATATGCTACTTTTCAAAAGAAAGTTATATTAGGCCATCAGAGAAGCACGCAATGCCAAAACATCAACAAAGCGAATGACCCAGTTGCACAAAGCACAGATTAAATGGTCGTGTGAGAAACGAACGCACATGTAGGTGGCCACCGGTTGAACTTTGTTGGTTTGCTCCGGTCAAAGGATTGTTTGGTCCATCCAAAACGACAGCCTCTAAATTAAGCGATGGTCGCCATCCGCCAGCCACAGCTTTATTCTTTTGCCTTCTTGCTCGAGTTCGCACGGCTCTCTCTGATCGATGACTTGGCTGGAGGTCAAATGGGACTGGACTATCTGGTTGGTAGCTAGCTTCAACGACGTGATCGATCGTGACCACACCTAGGACCATTAGATGATCAACTCCCGTATCAAATAATGTGTGTTTAATTTTTATTCTTGACCTGCCAACATAAAGCATCTCTCTTTGCTGTGTAGGAGTCCATGTGTGGCCATGCACTTCAGTTTCTTTTGCCACTGGTTTGTTGAGACTAGGGTGGTTTGTCACAAGTGTAAAATTCAACGAGACTAGGGTTTCAAGATAGAAATTCATTGCAAGAAGTTTAATTTTGCACTCTACttgttctcttttcctttttgagCAGAGTGTAGATTCAATTTGGAACCTGTACATGAGCCTCATAGATCGAGCTTAACCGGCGATCAGCGCTGGAGCCTTGCGAGTTGCGATGAGCGTCCCATCGAGCTGCCAGCGTACGGGAGCCAGGGTCGAGCCGGCATTGCGGTGGGGCCCAGCAGCAGATGCGGACGAAGCTGTGACGTGTGAGCTGACGCTATGACACGAGTCAATGGGTTGACTGGATATTCTTTTCCTCCACCTCGCCCTCACATGCTCCCCGATAATCAACATCTCACCAGTCAGTGGGCCACCACTACCTATGCACGCCTCCTCTTTTTCTAATTCAACAACCAAACCATGATTCTTGCTTAATTTCTAGCTTTATTCGATAAAACAAGCTGATTTTTGTATTTAAACCACATAAACTCATTCGTTTGGTTAAGTTTCTTGCGCTGAAACATGACCATCAAGTTCGAGTGCGCGTGCTTTAATCATAGGAGCGAGCAATGTTTAATTATCCAAAAAACATGTCGTTGTTACCCATTTAGCATGTGCATATATGTAGTAGTCAATTAGCACCGAACATAACTAATAAATATAGATAATCAAGATCaatttagtttttttattaaTCTGCCACAGAATTTCTATAACAACTTGTTTTTCATGACGGAGTGAGTATATAgttaagtactccctccgttccaaattataagtcattccaactttcttggagagtcaaagcatctcaagtttgaccaaatttatacaataaagtgctaacattcatgatatcaaataggtaccattagtttcttcattaaatatattttcatagtatatctattcggtgccataaatttttgtgatcttctctataattttggtcaaacatgaaatggtttgactctccaagaaagtttgaatgacttataatttggaggAGGGAGTAGAAGTTAAAATCGTACGTGCCTTCTGTCAGTTTATTTATCTTTAACATTTGGAATGTAACAAAATTAAATAATGCATAAGTGGTAACTGCTAGATTTGGACATTTGGTGATAAGTTTTTGACCAGAAAAGCACTGGGCTTCACATGTGGTGTGTAAAAACAGTGGATGGTGGTGCTTTCGGATACAGCACAAAGAAGAACAGGTTCCATCTACCGTCACTCAGCCAAGAAAATGACCTGCAAGTCTTTGGCAATAGAGTATTACCTGTCATGGTCGCTATTTTACCACATGTGAGAGTTCATAGGATAATGCAAAAGAaacaaaggatggagaaaggATAGGGTTTGGTTAGGATTTGGTGTGGACCGGGTCCCACCAGGACGTTGACCTGTCAACGGTTGATTGGTGTGGAGGGAAGGAAGCAGGGAGTTGGCCTGTGGACTCTATCTAAAAATCCTGGTTGATGCGGAACTGTCCAACTCCTGTTTAGCCATTAACAGAAGGCAAAATAGGCATTGTGGTCCCTGAACTTTGCACCTAGGGTCAAGTTCgtccttcaacttttatttttgatcAAACTCGTCCTTTGTGCTGATATGAAGCTCCACCATATTGGTCAatctagtccctcaacttttatttttggatcaAACTCGTCCTTTGTGCTGATATGGAGCTCCATATTAGCATGAAACTGATACGAAAAGTCTTTTATACCCTTATCTCCTTCTTTCCCTCTTCAATTTCCACCTTTAGAACTATAATAACAGTATGatcaaaataaatatgagcATATTTGTGTTTATCGAGAGAGTATGAATACATATGTGGATCATGTATACTATACCGTAAGTATGTGAGCACATGTCAATTTCAATTTTAAAGCATGCGTACATACAATGAATTGTATGTATGCCAAAATAATACGGGTACATGCTTATTTGATTACATACATtttgcatataaaattcgtATGAGCACATGCATGACTTAAAAAGTATGAGTAGATACATTTTTTAGAAATCATATTTTGTGTTAgtttaaaaatatattgttgCGTGTGTATTAAGAGGTATGAGCACATACATGTTTGCCCTACTAGAGCCAAAGGTAAAAGTGACTTTTTGCATTAGTCTCATGCTAATATAGAGCACTATATCAGCATAAGGACGAGTTTGGCTAAaaatgaaagttgagggactaaattgaTCAAtctaaaagttgagggacgaacttgaccctTGGTGCAAAGTTCAAAGACATTTTTACCTTAACAGAAGGAAATAGGGTGGTTGCTATGGTTACATCGGCATCTGATTCCGTACAGTCCCAACCTGTGCGGATTTTATTTTACATGATTTTTCTCATGGGGAGAAGAAATAAGCGATGTGTACACCCTCTCATCTAGCTCCATTATTTCATCTTCAATTTAAATTCGGGTGCCCATTGTTCTCCTGCAAAGACCACCAAGCTGCTTCATGATGTTCCATCACGGAGTTTTCCCCTACAAGATAGTTGTTTGCCAGTCGCCACTTCGCCTCGTGTGCGCATGTCACAAGAATTTGAATACTTCAACCCTATAGATTAGGCAGCTACAAGTCACTCTCAAGTTTTCACCGGCCCATATTATTTGCCCTAAGCAAGGCAACATCTTTATTGGCTGAAGGATCACCAAGGAGGCAAGGACATCATGTAATGGTTTCGCCTAATATCATGTAGTGTTAGGGAGGGAGCTAGAGCAAAGATTACCCTGGTTCGCTTCTTCATCATGTATACCCATGTATATTCGCATAATTCTCAACCGAACAGCCCTAAATTTTCTTTTGCAATGAACCGTGTCCCGCTTACATATGTAGTACTCTCGCCATTACAAAATGTAAGGGATCTAGTTTTTTCCTAATCAAATTTCTCTACCTTTAATTAAGTTTATATAAGAAATTTTTACCATCTACAATACCAATAAATGTATTGTCAAGACACATATTTCATGGTAGATTAGTAAAACTGATTTAATGTTATGGATGTTAGTGCAATTTTATAGTTAGATAAGTTtaacttaggacaaaactaatACCTCTTGCATTTTGACATGGAGTGAGTAGTATTTATCAAACTTCGTCACATAGACACATTACTTTCTGCGAAGCCAGCTTCAAGCTTTTACTTTTGTGACACCTGCTTCGCACAGGTCAATTCGTTTACCTGGTTTTTTCCTTTTAGTGGAAGTCAATTGGTTCACTATGAATTTCCTAGTGCTTTCGCCTTTCCTGACCATGTTAACAGATTTGATCTCTGCGtagtgtttgggaggagggggctaaattttagcccccgtcacatcgaatgtttggacactaattaggagtattaaacctagactaattacaaaactaattacacaacccctaggctaaatcgcgagacgaatctattatgcctaattagtccatgatttgacaatgtggtgctacagtaaccattcactaatgatggattaattaggcttaatagattcgtctcgcgatttagcctaggggttctgcaattagttttgtaattagcttatgtttagtcctcctaattagtatccgaacatccgatgtgacagggctaaagtttagccccctcctcccaaacacccccggtGGGTCTAGACCAGTTCCTCACCCGGTCGTTTTGCCATCCCTACACCACTCAAACCTTTCAGTCAGCTCAAATATACTCCATACAGGAATGGCGCAAATCGATTTTTCTTTCATGTTCACCTTACTCTTCTTTTGCATAAGTGGGGTCGAGCCGACGAATAAATGGAAAATGTAATATTTAAATTTTAACCCAAAATATATCCTAGCTTGCGATCTCCTATAAGTTGAACAGGTCCTGCAATCTCTGAAAGATCCCATATATCCCACGAGTTCAAcaggaaaaaggagggaaaatTCAAAGAAGCATATGCCGTTGAAAGTTCAAGTCGTTCTAGGGCGGCAGCACTAACTTCAACGATTCCATCATGCTGTGGCTGATCTGATCCTCTTTCTAGAAGTTTCTCTCAAGAACTTGTTAGCAGAACGTTCTGCTTCCCTATACCAAAGGTCCAAGGTTCCCACAATTAGGCCGCCGTGGTCAGACCTCTAGCCAAGGTCAAAGTTACGAAACTTACCATTTTCTACCTTTTTGTTTTACCTTCAAGGGTTAATCTCACCGTTTAAGATAGTTGCTCTGCCGTTCAATTTAGACCTTGTTCAGTTTGAAGGAAATTGGATAGGATTGGAGGGGATTGGGAGAGGATTGGGAGGGATTAAATCCCCCTCAATCCTTTTAGGAAGGGGATTAACCGAACAAGGAATGTTACTCGGGAAAATTGAAGAGTTACTTGGGGTTTAAGCATCTGGTAATGCCCTGGACCAAAGGCTTTCACTGTCAACCCAGATCTCGCATAACCGGACACGATCGTCCTACCCCATATACATACAGCTCGTACCGACAGCGAGTTTTTGCTGACCGCAAAAGGTCCAGAAACGTGCGGCTTCGCCTTGAAACCACGCACAACCAGCCGGGCGAAATTCTCCAGTTCAACCCCAGCGAATTTTCGCCGTCAAAGAAGCGCGCGGCGTGCCCACGCCAGTACAAGTAATCAGGGCGCGTACGTGTATACGAATACGATACGACgcccgtggaggaggaggagggagattCATGGTGAGGCGCCTGCTTACCCGTCGCAGTCGTGCCCCGTCGTCAGGTCCATCCGGTTGTTCATTCCTGTGGGCTTCTTGTTCTTGCTGTTGTTCCCTGCGCCGCATGCATCCCGAGGCGGCACGGCACAGCAACGCATCAGCCGCTGTGCGCCCCCCAGCTTCCATGCACATGGTGATGAACTGGTGATGGGTGATGGTGATGCTACCTGCCATGCCAAAGCAAACACATCACTGAAACCTAACTTGCTTCGCACAGGACAGGAGGAGGTTACCCGAGTTCAGACGGAACGGCCGGGACACGTCAGCCCCCAGACAGACAGTGGCTCACGCCACCTTGATTGTCTCATCAGTTTGGTTGGCAATTAGCATCGGGACATGGAGCATGTGTAAAACTATGCAAGCAGTACTTGCACCAGAATGTCAAGCTCAAGCAGATTGGTATGCACAGAAATGGTTGTGCCTATTGCGCTACAAGAGATGTTTCCATGTACATGATCCTCACTCACTGTTCATCAGGCTGTTTAGCTTGGTTGGCTAAAGCATATCAAAGAAGTCAAGAATGAGAGCTACTTCTCGGTGTAAAAGCTATGTTTGATCAAGTCGTCCGCCGCCTCAGTCTGCACCACAGCCCATTCTTTGTGTGGATGGTGGCGCCCGTCACCATCTCCACTTCGTCCGGCGATCCCCTCAGCTCCACATCAAACTTCCTCAGCAGCAGGGCCAGCGCCACTGTTGACTCCAGGAGCGCGAACTGGTCTCCCACGCATTTGCGGGGTCCTCCACCAAAGGGAAGGAAAGCAAAGTCGGCTATGATCTGGTAAAAGGGCAACAAGTTCTGTTGGACATAAATGCATACGGTGGTGGATAGGCTGAAGCGAATATTGTTGAACCAGACCTCATTGGGGTACATTGCACCGGGGCTCCGTTCGGGATCAAAACCAGACCAGCCTTCTATGCTCTCATCCTTCTTTGGAACTGAAAATCTCTCAGGTTCAAATTCATTTGGCCGGTCCCAAAAGTATGGGGATCGGTGGAGGTTGTATATCTGCAGGGC
Proteins encoded in this window:
- the LOC117842101 gene encoding uncharacterized protein, with the protein product MGDTGANMAHWAGIYGCGSGAPAATEATVVTAAVAGTVSSPTSGGSGGSPTRAQAAQPGVEGGRVGKPARRRSRASRRAPVTLLNTDTSNFRAMVQQFTGIPSGPYGPAAGGGGGPVISFGGGAGAGGDYGAGSLVRPSPTSAVMSFDHHHHLAAASQQQHHHHRGPTSLQGQLFRPQQQYAAAGGGDIGYGMHGGGGGGGDMPPFIHGFESSAEDRLLLQSIQAAQMMPTRPASTNNGNGYNFG